A genomic stretch from Anopheles coustani chromosome X unlocalized genomic scaffold, idAnoCousDA_361_x.2 X_unloc_1, whole genome shotgun sequence includes:
- the LOC131269839 gene encoding uncharacterized protein LOC131269839 yields the protein MIHHSPERATRVANDGSEGTSASNEDANAISDKNVTTISGAPKIPPPLMDTSNLEGFFLSVEYWFAAAGILDTQDAKRFNFVMAQVPQKTLVELKSKLEMLPAKNKYDFAKRTLTEHFSESQQRRMQRVLSEMALGDAKPSQLYYDMRRVANRSISDELLLDLWAARLPANIQQLVVANQGPASEKLAIADAVMESQRWRPINAIETAPKRGQLAEPGSQRNEGHMHAPCLEAWNEIKSELSNIKALISNGSHCAKRSSTPARHSRESSPRRTRSTSRTGSNTGLCWYHEHHGARATKCRHPCTFKVTSNQP from the coding sequence ATGATTCATCACAGCCCTGAACGAGCCACACGCGTGGCCAACGATGGATCGGAAGGTACATCGGCTAGCAATGAGGATGCAAATGCAATATCCGACAAAAACGTGACGACGATCTCTGGTGCGCCGAAAATCCCTCCACCGCTTATGGACACCAGCAACCTGGAAGGTTTTTTCTTGTCGGTGGAATACTGGTTCGCTGCCGCCGGTATTCTTGACACCCAGGATGCGAAACGATTCAATTTCGTGATGGCCCAGGTACCGCAGAAAACACTGGTTGAATTAAAATCGAAGTTGGAAATGCTGCCAGCGAAAAACAAGTACGATTTCGCGAAAAGAACGCTGACGGAGCACTTTAGCGAATCGCAACAAAGGCGTATGCAACGCGTGCTGTCAGAGATGGCGCTTGGTGACGCCAAGCCTTCCCAGCTGTACTACGACATGCGGCGGGTGGCTAATAGGTCCATCTCTGATGAGTTGTTGCTCGATCTTTGGGCTGCCCGGCTCCCTGCTAACATACAACAGCTGGTAGTAGCAAATCAGGGCCCAGCTAGTGAAAAATTGGCCATCGCCGACGCGGTAATGGAATCGCAACGCTGGCGTCCTATTAACGCGATCGAAACTGCGCCCAAGCGTGGGCAACTAGCTGAGCCAGGCAGTCAACGCAACGAAGGGCACATGCACGCGCCGTGCCTGGAGGCGTGGAATGAGATAAAGTCCGAACTAAGCAACATAAAAGCACTGATCAGTAACGGTAGCCACTGTGCCAAACGATCGTCAACTCCCGCCAGACATTCACGTGAATCCTCTCCTCGACGAACGCGTAGCACCAGCCGCACAGGATCAAACACCGGACTGTGTTGGTATCACGAGCATCATGGTGCTCGCGCAACGAAGTGCCGACATCCGTGTACCTTTAAGGTTACTTCCAACCAACCTTAG